The Columba livia isolate bColLiv1 breed racing homer unplaced genomic scaffold, bColLiv1.pat.W.v2 Scaffold_83, whole genome shotgun sequence genome has a segment encoding these proteins:
- the LOC102098545 gene encoding microfibrillar-associated protein 5 isoform X1: MERGREESLREVTGAGHGCQHPTHTPHPILLQHLTPCTRHRPLPHQFALPALGPRRAKHCPGTAFSQQGGMKTSGAHTLLCLLALCLSSAAWFPWMVNGQELESATGELSTDSLISNSAAAVTPPVLLSPVQSDSETTTASSDCREEKFPCTRLYSVHKPVKQCISYLCVTSVRRMYIINKEVCTRIVCKENEVMQDEICRQLAGLSPRLRRSGQPMHLPCRKLLEQQLKRPDAL, from the exons ATGGAGAGGGGGCGGGAGGAGTCTCTCCGAGAAGTTACAGGGGCGGGACATGGCTGCCAGcaccccacacacaccccgCACCCCATCCTTCTGCAGCACCTCACCCCCTGCACTCGCCACCGGCCCCTTCCTCACCAGtttgccctgcctgccctgggccCCCGGCGTGCGAAGCACTGCCCTGGCACCGCGTTTAGCCAGCAGGGAG GGATGAAGACCTCTGGAGCCCATACACTGTTGTGTCTCTTAGCACTCTGCTTGTCCTCAGCTG CCTGGTTTCCATGGATGGTCAATGGGCAAGAACTGGAAAGTGCAACTG GTGAACTTAGCACCGACTCTCTTATCAGCAACTCTG ctgcagctgtcaCACCACCTGTGCTTCTTAGTCCTG TTCAATCTGATAGCGAAACCACAACGGCTTCATCAG aTTGTCGCGAAGAAAAGTTCCCTTGCACACGCCTCTACTCTGTTCACAAACCAGTAAAGCAGTGTATCAGCTACCTCTGTGTTACAAG TGTACGTCGCATGTACATAATAAACAAGGAGGTGTGTACTCGCATTGTCTGCAAGGAGAATGAGGTCATGCAAG ATGAGATCTGTCGCCAGCTGGCTGGCCTTTCTCCACGTCTCCGCCGATCTGGACAACCCATGCATCTCCCTTGCAGAAAActtctggagcagcagctcaaaAGGCCTGACGCTCTGTGA
- the LOC102098545 gene encoding microfibrillar-associated protein 5 isoform X2: MKTSGAHTLLCLLALCLSSAAWFPWMVNGQELESATGELSTDSLISNSAAAVTPPVLLSPVQSDSETTTASSDCREEKFPCTRLYSVHKPVKQCISYLCVTSVRRMYIINKEVCTRIVCKENEVMQDEICRQLAGLSPRLRRSGQPMHLPCRKLLEQQLKRPDAL, translated from the exons ATGAAGACCTCTGGAGCCCATACACTGTTGTGTCTCTTAGCACTCTGCTTGTCCTCAGCTG CCTGGTTTCCATGGATGGTCAATGGGCAAGAACTGGAAAGTGCAACTG GTGAACTTAGCACCGACTCTCTTATCAGCAACTCTG ctgcagctgtcaCACCACCTGTGCTTCTTAGTCCTG TTCAATCTGATAGCGAAACCACAACGGCTTCATCAG aTTGTCGCGAAGAAAAGTTCCCTTGCACACGCCTCTACTCTGTTCACAAACCAGTAAAGCAGTGTATCAGCTACCTCTGTGTTACAAG TGTACGTCGCATGTACATAATAAACAAGGAGGTGTGTACTCGCATTGTCTGCAAGGAGAATGAGGTCATGCAAG ATGAGATCTGTCGCCAGCTGGCTGGCCTTTCTCCACGTCTCCGCCGATCTGGACAACCCATGCATCTCCCTTGCAGAAAActtctggagcagcagctcaaaAGGCCTGACGCTCTGTGA